One stretch of Tepiditoga spiralis DNA includes these proteins:
- a CDS encoding iron-containing alcohol dehydrogenase codes for MENFTYLNPTKIVFGKDTVKDIGKNLYKFGSKKVLLLYGKGSIKKNGVYDTVVNSLKEKNIDFVEVSGVKPNPVLTKVHEAIKIAREQEIDGILAVGGGSVIDSAKAIAAGFYYDGDVWDFFEGKAKPYKGLPIFTVLTISATGSEMNSGGVITNEKENKKWAFGSPLVYPKVSIIDPTVQYSLPRNQTINGGIDAMTHVFELYFDKTKNNDIMDEVSEGIIRTVMKHIPVLLKDPKNYESRANLAWSATLALNRINGTGRQGGDWSSHMIEHSLSAFYDVSHGAGLAVIAPAWMKYVYKEDISKWVRFAEKIFNIHDGTDEEKALKGIDKLIEFYKKIGAPTTLKKLNIIEDDLEKIANNAALLCPMGNMKKLEKDDVLNILKIAYE; via the coding sequence ATGGAAAATTTTACATATTTAAATCCTACAAAAATAGTTTTTGGAAAAGATACAGTAAAAGATATTGGGAAAAATTTATATAAATTTGGTTCTAAAAAAGTTTTATTATTATATGGAAAAGGGTCTATTAAAAAAAATGGAGTTTATGATACGGTTGTAAACTCTTTAAAAGAAAAAAATATAGATTTTGTAGAAGTATCTGGGGTAAAACCAAATCCAGTTTTAACTAAGGTTCATGAAGCAATAAAAATAGCAAGAGAACAAGAAATAGATGGAATATTAGCAGTTGGTGGTGGAAGCGTTATTGATTCAGCAAAGGCTATTGCTGCTGGATTTTACTATGATGGAGATGTATGGGATTTTTTTGAAGGTAAAGCAAAACCTTATAAAGGATTACCGATTTTTACTGTTTTAACTATTTCTGCAACGGGTTCGGAAATGAATTCAGGTGGAGTTATAACTAACGAAAAAGAAAATAAAAAGTGGGCATTTGGTTCGCCATTAGTTTATCCCAAAGTTTCTATAATTGATCCAACTGTTCAATATTCTTTACCAAGAAATCAAACTATAAATGGTGGAATAGATGCTATGACACATGTCTTTGAACTTTATTTTGATAAAACAAAAAATAACGATATAATGGATGAAGTTTCAGAAGGTATAATCAGAACAGTAATGAAACATATTCCTGTTTTATTAAAAGATCCAAAAAACTATGAATCAAGAGCAAATCTAGCATGGAGTGCTACCCTTGCATTAAATAGAATAAATGGTACAGGGCGTCAAGGTGGAGATTGGTCAAGTCATATGATTGAGCATTCTTTGAGCGCATTTTATGATGTGTCTCATGGTGCTGGACTTGCAGTAATTGCACCTGCGTGGATGAAATATGTTTATAAAGAGGATATATCAAAATGGGTAAGATTTGCAGAAAAGATATTTAATATACATGATGGAACTGATGAAGAAAAAGCTTTAAAGGGTATAGATAAGTTGATAGAATTTTATAAAAAAATAGGAGCTCCAACAACTTTGAAAAAATTAAATATAATTGAAGATGATTTAGAAAAAATAGCAAATAATGCCGCATTACTTTGCCCAATGGGAAATATGAAAAAACTTGAAAAAGATGATGTTTTAAATATTCTAAAAATTGCTTATGAATAA
- the pabB gene encoding aminodeoxychorismate synthase component I: MIKEINSNYNPFEIFSIFKNEDYVFFLDSGMEHNGMGRYSFIGSKPFLTISSKNTKIKINKNGIETNTTGNSFDTLKKLLNEYKIENDTDLPFIGGAVGYLGYELYHQIEEINSKAIDDVNIPDMFFGFYDTVIIIDNLKKKKYISSIFDDENKIISIENKIKNNKPFDEKSSDKKDVEFISNFSKTNYIKAIKKIKEYIKNGDIYQANMTQRFECELNKTPFELYKKLRTINPAPFAAYINIKEAQIVSSSPERFIKIKDKKIETRPIKGTMPRGKNEKEDKKNKFSLINSEKDHAELLMIVDLERNDLGKVSKIGTVKVTELFKLEEYATVFHLVSTITGEMKENISVVDVLKATFPGGSITGAPKIRSIEIIDELETTTRNIYTGSIGYIGFDGNSDFNIVIRTILCKNNKAYFQVGGGITWDSNSEAEYQETLDKGKALMEALK; this comes from the coding sequence ATGATTAAAGAAATAAATTCAAACTATAATCCATTTGAAATATTTTCTATCTTTAAAAATGAAGATTATGTATTTTTTTTAGATAGTGGAATGGAACACAACGGAATGGGTAGATATTCCTTTATTGGATCAAAACCCTTCTTAACTATATCTTCAAAAAATACAAAAATAAAAATTAATAAAAATGGTATTGAAACAAATACAACAGGAAATTCTTTTGATACCTTAAAAAAACTTTTAAATGAATATAAAATTGAAAATGACACTGATTTACCTTTTATTGGTGGTGCAGTTGGCTATTTAGGTTATGAACTTTATCATCAAATAGAAGAAATAAATTCAAAAGCTATTGACGATGTCAATATTCCAGATATGTTCTTTGGTTTTTATGACACTGTAATAATAATAGATAACTTAAAAAAGAAAAAATATATATCTTCTATCTTTGATGATGAAAATAAAATTATAAGTATCGAAAATAAAATAAAAAATAACAAACCTTTTGATGAAAAAAGTTCAGATAAAAAAGACGTTGAATTTATATCAAACTTTTCAAAAACTAATTATATAAAAGCAATCAAAAAAATAAAAGAATACATAAAAAATGGAGATATTTATCAAGCAAATATGACACAAAGATTTGAATGCGAATTAAACAAAACTCCATTTGAACTATATAAAAAATTAAGAACAATAAATCCAGCACCATTTGCAGCTTATATTAATATTAAAGAAGCACAAATTGTATCGAGTTCACCCGAAAGATTTATCAAAATAAAAGACAAAAAAATAGAAACAAGACCCATAAAAGGAACTATGCCAAGAGGAAAAAATGAAAAAGAAGATAAAAAAAATAAATTTTCACTAATAAATAGCGAAAAAGATCATGCAGAATTATTAATGATAGTTGATTTAGAAAGAAATGATTTAGGAAAAGTATCAAAAATTGGAACTGTAAAAGTAACAGAATTATTTAAATTAGAAGAATATGCTACTGTTTTTCACTTAGTTTCAACTATTACTGGTGAAATGAAAGAAAACATATCAGTTGTGGATGTCTTAAAAGCAACCTTTCCTGGAGGATCCATAACAGGAGCTCCAAAAATACGTTCAATAGAAATAATAGATGAATTAGAAACTACTACAAGAAATATATATACAGGAAGTATTGGCTACATTGGATTTGATGGTAATAGCGACTTTAACATAGTAATAAGAACTATACTATGTAAAAATAATAAAGCATACTTTCAAGTTGGTGGTGGAATTACTTGGGATTCAAACTCCGAAGCTGAATATCAAGAAACTTTAGATAAAGGAAAAGCTCTTATGGAGGCTCTTAAGTAA
- a CDS encoding DMT family transporter, which produces MKKNYIALLMAAVIMGSTFPIQKLGLINISPLQYIIFRFGIASLISFFIFGYGKFLESFFLGLVLSFSYITQIIGLTYTTSSKSGFIVSQYVVLVPIFSYFLEREKISKNQLISFLLSIVGSYLLTGGIAGFNFGDMLMFLCAIGFSLHIVLITKFSKVVEEKKLLFFQFFTVTIISVFLSFVFKIKYVFNFTSLNSILYVGTIGTVLVIFLQLKYQKKVGSNLTVLLFLAQPIVSSFLSILILHEEFTIIQVFGAFLLMLAVVISTLKLSQKNV; this is translated from the coding sequence ATGAAGAAAAATTATATTGCACTTTTAATGGCAGCAGTAATAATGGGAAGTACTTTTCCAATTCAAAAATTGGGTTTAATTAATATAAGCCCATTGCAGTATATTATTTTTAGATTTGGTATAGCTTCTTTAATATCATTTTTTATTTTTGGATATGGAAAATTTTTAGAATCTTTTTTTCTTGGTTTGGTTTTGTCATTTAGCTATATAACTCAAATTATAGGTTTAACTTATACAACGTCATCAAAGTCTGGATTTATTGTTTCTCAATATGTTGTATTAGTTCCAATATTTTCTTATTTTTTAGAAAGAGAAAAAATATCTAAAAATCAATTAATTTCTTTTTTACTTTCTATAGTAGGATCTTATTTATTAACTGGAGGAATAGCTGGTTTTAATTTTGGAGATATGTTAATGTTTTTATGTGCTATAGGCTTTTCTCTACATATAGTATTAATTACAAAGTTTAGTAAGGTTGTTGAGGAAAAAAAATTATTGTTTTTTCAGTTTTTTACTGTAACAATAATAAGTGTTTTTTTATCTTTTGTATTTAAAATAAAGTACGTTTTTAATTTTACTTCTTTGAATAGTATTTTGTACGTTGGTACTATTGGAACTGTTTTAGTGATTTTTTTACAGTTAAAATATCAAAAAAAAGTTGGAAGTAATTTAACTGTTTTATTATTTTTAGCTCAGCCAATTGTTTCAAGTTTTTTGTCTATTCTTATTTTACATGAAGAATTTACTATTATACAAGTATTTGGTGCTTTTTTATTAATGTTAGCAGTTGTTATTTCAACTTTAAAACTATCACAAAAAAATGTATAA
- a CDS encoding CsgG/HfaB family protein: MKIFLKVFLFLLFILTLVSCSVQKAEIVLPENQFDEFLSSNKDNEKYIFIGFDSEYDDSEKVFYENKFLESLIKNNYSVLDRNDLKDILNEHKLQLTGIVNNENIKETGSLTGADILIKGNFSNFNGKKMLSIYFIDIKTSRIKSFHNFTFESNNIIKVNDKNNIQNEAKTNNKEKKYKYKTFNMKVFLEDNSFESFQKVMRTFQKLLISKYGKSVYLKPEYKNTFIDVKINYNENIELKDLKNTVKILEIKPKISFAIGKMINGKPQYRANFKIQNKIIKLDFRLIDKINIEKDKNTNKNFVLITFNKFGENIVSKLTSKNIGNYFFILLNNKIISKIRIIEPVKRTARINNLNEEKELILRFLYQLNDLKIKKVIYN; this comes from the coding sequence ATGAAAATATTTTTAAAAGTTTTTTTATTTTTACTTTTTATCTTAACTTTAGTTTCTTGTAGTGTGCAAAAAGCTGAGATTGTATTACCAGAAAATCAATTTGATGAATTTCTTTCTTCAAATAAAGATAATGAAAAATATATTTTTATTGGTTTTGATAGTGAATATGATGATTCTGAAAAAGTTTTTTATGAAAATAAATTTTTAGAAAGTTTAATAAAAAATAATTATTCCGTATTAGATAGAAATGATTTAAAGGATATTTTAAATGAACATAAACTTCAATTGACTGGAATAGTTAATAATGAAAATATTAAAGAAACTGGAAGTTTAACTGGTGCAGATATTTTAATAAAAGGTAATTTTTCAAATTTTAATGGCAAAAAGATGTTATCAATATATTTTATAGATATTAAAACTTCTCGAATTAAAAGTTTTCATAATTTCACTTTTGAAAGTAATAATATTATAAAAGTTAATGATAAAAACAATATTCAAAATGAGGCTAAAACAAATAATAAAGAAAAAAAATATAAGTATAAAACATTTAATATGAAAGTATTTTTAGAAGATAATTCTTTTGAAAGTTTTCAAAAAGTGATGAGGACTTTTCAGAAACTTTTAATTAGTAAATATGGTAAAAGTGTATATTTAAAACCAGAGTATAAAAATACATTTATTGATGTAAAAATAAACTATAACGAGAATATTGAATTAAAAGATTTGAAAAATACAGTAAAAATATTGGAAATAAAACCAAAAATATCTTTTGCTATTGGAAAGATGATAAATGGGAAACCCCAATATAGAGCAAATTTTAAAATTCAAAATAAAATTATTAAATTGGATTTTAGATTAATTGATAAGATTAATATAGAAAAGGATAAAAATACTAATAAAAATTTTGTTTTGATTACTTTTAATAAATTTGGTGAAAATATAGTTAGTAAATTAACCTCTAAAAATATAGGAAATTATTTTTTCATATTGTTGAATAATAAAATTATTTCAAAAATAAGAATTATAGAACCAGTAAAAAGAACCGCAAGAATAAATAACTTAAATGAAGAAAAAGAATTAATTCTTAGATTTTTGTATCAATTGAATGATTTAAAAATAAAAAAGGTAATTTATAACTGA
- a CDS encoding S41 family peptidase — MKLKKFLLIFILISAIFFSNYPNNEQYKKSVLNMINIINNKYYGTPNYSKILDSLLNGMIEGLGDKFAWYLDPEKVKKDNEYYSSQYAGIGAMIKYNKEEKVLVVAPMLYSPAEKSGLKVGDKIISLDGSTVSELGWKQAEKKILGKPNTYITLKIKRNTWKNPKAFKIKRSLIKVPTVKYKTFEKNSKKFLYIKLTKFANNSAIEMQKALEKFKDKKFDGFILDLRGNLGGLVRISIDIASMLMKNKVITHIKYSNGYNETKRTISEKYFYFLNNVPKIILVNKNTASSAEILTGAFKDNNAATILGTKTYGKAAIQSTYKFKNGGEIKLPVGHYFTPKNYDINLKGIIPDIIVDYEEKLTSKISEAEKYRALYCTTTNVFLDFKNDLQLNKAIEILSEK, encoded by the coding sequence ATGAAATTAAAAAAATTCTTATTAATTTTTATTCTTATATCTGCTATTTTTTTTAGTAATTACCCAAATAATGAACAATACAAAAAATCAGTATTGAATATGATCAACATAATAAATAACAAATATTATGGAACTCCAAATTATTCTAAAATATTAGACTCACTTTTAAACGGAATGATTGAAGGGCTTGGAGATAAATTTGCTTGGTATCTCGATCCCGAAAAAGTTAAAAAAGATAATGAATATTATTCAAGTCAATACGCTGGAATAGGAGCAATGATAAAATATAACAAAGAAGAAAAAGTTCTTGTAGTCGCTCCCATGCTATATTCGCCAGCCGAAAAATCCGGATTAAAAGTTGGAGATAAAATAATAAGTTTAGATGGCTCAACTGTATCTGAATTAGGTTGGAAACAAGCTGAAAAAAAAATATTAGGAAAACCAAATACTTACATAACCTTAAAAATAAAAAGAAACACTTGGAAAAACCCTAAAGCATTTAAAATTAAAAGAAGTTTAATAAAAGTTCCAACAGTAAAATATAAAACTTTTGAAAAAAATTCAAAAAAATTTTTATATATAAAATTAACAAAATTTGCAAATAATAGTGCAATAGAAATGCAAAAAGCCTTAGAAAAATTTAAAGATAAAAAATTTGATGGTTTTATCTTAGACTTACGCGGAAACTTAGGTGGATTAGTACGTATTTCAATTGATATTGCTTCAATGCTCATGAAAAACAAAGTAATTACACACATAAAATACAGTAATGGCTACAATGAAACAAAAAGAACCATCTCTGAAAAGTACTTTTATTTTTTAAACAACGTACCAAAAATTATACTTGTAAATAAAAATACTGCATCTTCTGCAGAAATATTAACAGGTGCATTTAAAGATAACAATGCTGCAACAATATTAGGAACAAAAACATACGGGAAAGCAGCAATACAAAGCACTTATAAATTCAAAAATGGGGGCGAAATAAAATTGCCTGTAGGTCATTACTTCACTCCAAAAAATTATGATATAAATCTTAAAGGAATAATCCCAGATATTATAGTTGATTATGAAGAAAAATTAACCTCTAAAATAAGTGAAGCTGAAAAATATAGAGCTTTATACTGCACAACAACTAACGTGTTTTTAGACTTTAAAAATGATTTACAGTTAAATAAAGCCATAGAAATATTAAGTGAAAAATAA
- a CDS encoding MFS transporter, translating to MNKNVKRYLFMSSIPAFSFITILISPMFANKLGLSVYEAGMVFSIVYGVQSILTFLIGKLFEKRSPNYGITIGRTLFGIGNLVLAYSFNFKLYLFAQILIGSFDMFFPLLSMYERAIISPKNRNKFYTLLPIISEGVKAVLFIPMLFFIDYDKTPITFYRTVFLIVFLLNLVYSLFMLKVFPKVKNGNELTKSHSLNHNPNKRKYLTVLLNQILFFSNFGFGSYLIISYYVKESLNGDTKIMLIYEIIFSLIVLSSIFWRKHIKMNAEKTLIIGTFIMSFFYFLLMFKSWTTFFLSHAVLAIGFTLWISAKEPLKQEYAPKEFGRWEGFFNGIQIFSKIFTPILAGFIASKFSYSMVFLISFLVLLSNTVITLFGFKYKGRVL from the coding sequence ATGAATAAAAATGTAAAAAGATATTTATTTATGTCTTCAATACCAGCCTTTTCGTTTATTACAATACTTATATCTCCAATGTTTGCGAACAAGCTTGGATTGAGCGTATATGAAGCTGGTATGGTTTTTTCAATCGTTTATGGAGTTCAATCAATATTGACATTTTTAATAGGAAAATTATTTGAAAAAAGATCGCCAAATTATGGTATTACAATTGGTAGAACTCTCTTTGGAATTGGAAACTTAGTTTTGGCATATTCATTTAACTTTAAACTTTATTTATTTGCTCAAATATTGATAGGTAGTTTCGATATGTTTTTCCCACTTTTGAGTATGTATGAAAGAGCTATAATCTCACCTAAAAATAGAAATAAATTTTATACGTTATTACCAATAATAAGTGAAGGAGTTAAAGCTGTTTTATTTATACCAATGTTATTTTTTATTGACTATGATAAAACGCCAATAACTTTTTATAGAACAGTATTTTTAATTGTTTTTTTATTGAACTTAGTTTATTCTTTGTTTATGTTAAAAGTTTTTCCAAAGGTCAAGAATGGAAATGAATTAACAAAATCTCATTCACTTAATCACAATCCGAATAAAAGAAAGTATTTGACTGTTTTATTGAATCAAATATTGTTTTTCTCAAACTTTGGATTTGGTAGTTATTTAATTATATCTTATTATGTTAAAGAAAGTTTGAATGGAGATACTAAAATAATGTTAATTTATGAAATTATTTTTTCTCTTATTGTTTTAAGTTCTATTTTTTGGAGAAAACATATTAAAATGAATGCTGAAAAAACTTTGATAATTGGAACGTTCATAATGTCATTTTTTTATTTTTTATTGATGTTTAAAAGTTGGACTACTTTTTTCTTATCTCATGCAGTATTAGCTATTGGTTTTACACTTTGGATATCTGCAAAAGAACCACTTAAACAAGAATATGCACCAAAAGAGTTTGGTCGTTGGGAAGGATTTTTTAATGGTATTCAAATTTTTTCAAAAATATTTACTCCAATTTTAGCAGGTTTTATTGCTTCAAAATTTTCTTATTCAATGGTATTTTTAATTTCGTTTTTGGTTTTACTTTCAAATACAGTAATTACATTATTTGGATTTAAATATAAAGGAAGAGTTTTATGA
- a CDS encoding aminotransferase class IV, producing MYMYNGNLVNKELSLGYQYGYGVFETIKVLNGKLIFFKEHTERLFEGCSKLEINFKYTLNELFHISKNFLNKTNFKNGSLKLIVSKNKDSSDLLITLNNKIYTKSQYEKGFKIKISSIKKSETSILSKIKSLNYMENIYCLNKAKAAGYDETIFLNSKNYICEGTISNIFFIKNKKLYTPSLKNGLLNGIIRSKIIEICRQNSIDITEGNYTLEDLLKADEIFLTNSLMGVMPVLKVNNVNFKNFTEYNFFKNKIKLYESLNENFGGLNNG from the coding sequence ATGTACATGTACAATGGAAATTTAGTCAATAAAGAATTAAGCTTAGGTTATCAATATGGATATGGTGTTTTTGAAACTATAAAAGTATTAAATGGAAAGTTAATTTTTTTCAAAGAACATACTGAGAGATTATTTGAAGGATGTTCCAAATTAGAAATAAATTTCAAATACACTTTAAATGAATTGTTTCATATTTCAAAAAACTTTTTAAATAAAACAAATTTTAAAAATGGAAGTTTAAAGCTAATAGTATCAAAAAACAAAGATAGCTCAGATTTACTAATTACATTAAATAATAAAATATACACAAAATCTCAATATGAAAAAGGTTTTAAAATAAAAATATCTTCCATAAAAAAAAGTGAAACTTCAATACTATCAAAAATAAAATCATTGAATTATATGGAAAATATTTATTGTTTAAATAAAGCAAAAGCAGCAGGCTATGATGAAACTATTTTTTTAAACTCCAAAAATTATATTTGTGAAGGAACAATCTCAAACATTTTTTTTATAAAAAATAAAAAATTATATACACCTTCATTGAAAAATGGATTATTAAATGGAATAATTAGAAGTAAAATAATAGAAATATGCAGACAAAATTCAATAGATATAACTGAAGGTAATTATACATTAGAAGATTTATTAAAAGCAGATGAGATATTTTTAACCAATTCACTAATGGGAGTAATGCCTGTTTTAAAAGTAAATAATGTAAACTTTAAAAATTTCACTGAATATAATTTTTTCAAAAATAAAATAAAACTATATGAAAGTCTAAATGAAAATTTTGGAGGTCTTAACAATGGATAA
- a CDS encoding methylated-DNA--[protein]-cysteine S-methyltransferase — translation MDKIYLKSILGPIKIEGKNEKITKVSFINEYIEINESPEYLKECKKQLEEYFLGKRKEFEVELELSGTDFQIKVWKELLKIPYGKTITYKELAKKVENPKGYRAVGNANNKNKIAIIIPCHRVILSNGGLGGYEGGIEKKSYLIDFEKSID, via the coding sequence ATGGATAAAATTTACCTTAAATCTATTTTAGGCCCAATAAAAATTGAAGGCAAAAATGAAAAAATTACTAAAGTATCATTTATAAATGAATACATTGAAATAAATGAAAGTCCAGAATATTTAAAAGAATGTAAAAAACAGTTAGAAGAGTACTTTTTAGGAAAAAGAAAAGAATTTGAAGTAGAACTTGAACTAAGTGGAACTGATTTTCAAATTAAAGTTTGGAAAGAACTATTAAAAATTCCTTATGGAAAAACAATAACTTATAAAGAACTTGCAAAAAAAGTTGAAAATCCAAAAGGTTATAGAGCTGTAGGCAATGCTAACAATAAAAATAAAATTGCTATTATTATTCCTTGCCACAGAGTTATTTTATCAAATGGTGGACTTGGGGGCTATGAGGGTGGAATAGAGAAAAAAAGCTACTTAATTGATTTTGAAAAAAGTATTGACTAA
- a CDS encoding MarR family winged helix-turn-helix transcriptional regulator, translated as MYKNRHDVLHMIHSINTIISKNIESKMKKYCEKGLVTSHSEILEYLYKNEKATMKDISRFTGRDKSTITSLIKKLSSGGYVEKVSDDKDKRKTYVKLTEKSKRLKQLFLDISSKLDNQTFSGLTDEETNILHILLNKMYKNLEREEK; from the coding sequence ATGTATAAAAATAGACACGATGTTCTTCATATGATACATTCAATAAACACAATTATATCTAAAAATATAGAGTCTAAAATGAAAAAATATTGTGAAAAAGGATTAGTCACATCTCATAGTGAAATTTTAGAATATTTATATAAAAATGAAAAGGCTACGATGAAAGATATATCAAGGTTTACTGGAAGAGATAAATCAACAATAACTTCTTTAATAAAGAAGTTGAGTTCTGGAGGATATGTAGAAAAAGTTTCGGATGATAAAGATAAGAGAAAAACGTATGTTAAACTTACAGAAAAATCTAAAAGATTAAAACAATTATTTCTTGATATTTCTTCTAAATTAGATAATCAAACTTTTAGTGGATTAACAGATGAAGAAACTAATATTTTACATATACTCTTAAATAAGATGTACAAAAATTTAGAAAGGGAGGAGAAATAA
- a CDS encoding ATP-binding protein: protein MKKLPIGVQDYKELITDYIYVDKTKYLHELITSGKFYFLSRPRRFGKSLTISTLYYLFKGEKDLFEGTYIYDKWEFKEYPVIRINLLDVSTENEQSFKYGLLEIIKEEAERYGITIENTNYKYAFNELIIKLSQKERVVILVDEYEKPILDNINNKEKAEKYREILRDFYVSIKSKDEYIKFVFMTGITKFTKTGVFSALNNLNDISLNKKYAQMLGYTQEELESNFKEHIKETAIEMNMEEKELLKNLKMYYNGFSFDGENSVYNPFSILRFFNEMEFQNYWFESGSPSFLYEYIKGKKIRYEDLVKYPVSELDFSTREIEEANASIFFTQAGYLTFKGIKRLGLRKKYILDYPNIEVKNSFSKIILEANYGIRETEQIETTIYERIYEKDIEGIIKEIKRIISAIPYNLHKKEESYYHSLIYTILASAGLNVTAEELTNLGRSDIVIEENVIYIMEIKIDKSAEKVLNQIKEMKYYEKYKEKEIYIIGININSEKRNIDEYKIEKI, encoded by the coding sequence ATGAAAAAACTACCAATAGGAGTACAAGACTACAAAGAATTAATAACAGATTATATATACGTAGATAAAACAAAATATTTACATGAATTAATAACAAGTGGAAAATTTTATTTTTTATCTCGTCCAAGAAGATTTGGAAAGAGTTTAACGATATCAACGCTGTATTATTTGTTTAAAGGAGAAAAAGACTTATTTGAAGGAACATACATATACGATAAATGGGAGTTTAAAGAGTATCCAGTGATAAGAATAAATTTGTTGGATGTCTCAACAGAAAATGAACAAAGTTTTAAGTATGGCTTGTTAGAAATAATAAAAGAAGAAGCGGAAAGATATGGAATAACAATAGAAAATACAAACTATAAATATGCATTCAATGAATTAATAATAAAACTATCCCAAAAAGAAAGAGTAGTAATATTAGTAGATGAATATGAAAAACCAATATTAGACAATATAAACAACAAAGAAAAAGCAGAAAAGTATAGAGAAATATTGAGAGACTTTTATGTGAGCATAAAATCAAAAGACGAATACATAAAGTTTGTATTCATGACAGGAATAACAAAGTTCACAAAAACAGGAGTATTTTCAGCACTGAACAACTTAAATGATATATCGTTGAATAAAAAATATGCACAGATGTTGGGATACACACAAGAAGAGTTAGAAAGTAACTTTAAAGAGCACATAAAAGAAACAGCAATTGAAATGAATATGGAAGAAAAAGAGTTATTAAAAAACTTAAAGATGTACTACAATGGATTTTCATTCGATGGAGAGAATTCTGTATACAATCCATTTTCAATATTAAGATTTTTTAATGAAATGGAGTTTCAAAACTATTGGTTTGAAAGTGGATCACCATCATTTTTGTATGAATACATAAAAGGGAAGAAGATAAGATATGAAGATTTAGTGAAGTATCCAGTGAGCGAACTCGATTTTTCAACCCGAGAAATAGAAGAAGCAAATGCAAGCATATTCTTTACACAAGCAGGATACTTGACCTTTAAAGGAATAAAAAGATTAGGATTGAGGAAAAAGTACATATTAGACTATCCAAACATAGAAGTAAAAAATAGTTTTTCAAAGATAATATTAGAAGCAAACTATGGGATAAGAGAAACAGAGCAAATAGAAACCACAATATATGAAAGAATATATGAAAAAGACATAGAAGGAATAATAAAAGAAATAAAAAGAATAATAAGTGCAATCCCATACAACTTGCATAAAAAAGAAGAAAGTTACTATCATTCATTGATATACACAATACTTGCATCAGCAGGATTGAACGTAACAGCAGAAGAATTAACGAACTTAGGAAGAAGCGATATAGTAATAGAGGAAAACGTCATATACATAATGGAAATAAAGATAGACAAGAGTGCAGAAAAAGTCTTAAATCAAATAAAAGAAATGAAGTACTATGAAAAATACAAAGAGAAAGAAATTTATATAATAGGAATAAACATAAACTCAGAAAAGAGAAACATAGACGAATACAAAATAGAAAAGATATAA
- a CDS encoding anthranilate synthase component II, translated as MILMIDNYDSFTYNLVQYLNMLNEEVKVFRNDKITLNEIEKLNPEMIVISPGPCTPNEAGISLDVIKNFKNKLPILGICLGHQAIAQSFGAKIIKAKEPVHGKVHSISHKNIGVFKDLKNPLKVTRYHSLIVERKTLPNCFEITAETKIGEIMALKHKKYPIESVQFHPEAILTENGIELLNNFLLFAKKWRIEND; from the coding sequence TTGATTTTGATGATAGATAATTATGATTCTTTCACTTACAACTTAGTACAGTACTTAAACATGCTAAATGAAGAAGTAAAAGTATTTAGAAATGATAAAATAACTTTAAATGAAATTGAGAAGTTGAACCCTGAAATGATCGTTATTTCTCCTGGACCTTGTACACCAAATGAAGCAGGCATTAGTTTAGATGTAATAAAAAACTTTAAAAACAAACTTCCAATTTTAGGAATTTGTCTTGGTCATCAAGCAATAGCTCAAAGTTTTGGAGCTAAAATAATAAAAGCAAAAGAACCTGTTCATGGAAAAGTACATTCAATAAGCCATAAAAATATTGGTGTTTTTAAAGATTTAAAAAATCCTTTAAAAGTAACAAGATATCATTCTTTAATCGTTGAAAGAAAAACATTACCAAATTGTTTTGAAATAACTGCCGAAACAAAAATTGGTGAAATAATGGCTTTAAAACACAAAAAATATCCAATTGAGAGCGTACAATTTCATCCAGAAGCAATATTAACAGAAAATGGAATTGAATTATTAAATAATTTTTTACTCTTTGCAAAAAAATGGAGGATAGAAAATGATTAA